The window GCCGAGAGGCGGCGCTTATGCGTCAACCCGGCTATCGGATTGGTCTGATCCATGAACTGCGAGAGCTGTGACGAGCCGAAAAACTCCTTGATCGACGCCACGATCGGACGAATGTTGATGAGCGACTGTGGCGTTATCTCGTCTACGTCTTGGGTGGTCATGCGCTCACGCACGACCCGCTCCATGCGCGCGAGGCCGATGCGGAACTGGTTTTGGATGAGCTCGCCAACACTGCGAATACGGCGATTGCCGAAGTGGTCGATGTCGTCCACATCGTAACCCTCAGCGTCCTCCCAGAGCCGCACAAGGTAGCGCACGACTGCCAGAACATCCTCGTTGGTGAGAGTGGACTGGTTCATCGGCAGATCAAGCTCGAGCTTCTTGTTGAGCTTGTAGCGGCCAACCTTGGCGAGGTCATACCGCTGCGGGTTGAAGAACAGGCCCTCAAGAAGCGAGCGGGCCGACTCCACGGTAGGCGGCTCACCGGGCCTCAGACGCTTATATATCTCGATAAGCGCCTCCTCGCGCGTCTCCGTGAAGTCGCGGTCGAGCGTACGCTCGATGCACTCGGCGCCGCCGAACAGCTCGAGGATCTCCTCACGAGTCTCAGCGATACCGAGCGCCTTGACGAGAATCGTGACCGGCTGCTTCCGCTTCCGGTCGACTCGCACACTCACGATGTCGCGGCGATCGGTTTCCAACTCGAGCCACGCGCCACGCGCAGGTATGACCTTGGCGGTGTAGAACGCCTTGTCACTCGTTTTGTCGAGTTCCTGGGAGTAGTAGACCCCCGGCGAGCGCACCAGCTGGGAGACCACAACGCGCTCTGTACCGTTGATGACAAAGGTGCCGCGGTCTGTCATGAGCGGAAAATCGCCCATGAAGACTTGCTGCTCCTTTATCTCACCGGTCTCTTTGTTGATGAAGCGCACCTCGACAAAGAGGGGCGCCTGATACGACATGTCCTTTTCCTTGCACTCCTCGACGGAGTACTTAGGATCACCGAACTCGTGACCGCCAAACTCGACCGCGAGATTGCCGGTGAAGTCCTCAATAGGCGAGACATCGGAGAACGTCTCGTTCAGGCCCTCTGCAAGGAACCAGTCGAAACTGTCTCTCTGGATCGCGATGAGATTGGGGACTTCGAGCATCTCGGGAATACGTGCGAACGTGCGGCGGTTTCGAAGACCGGAGTGTACGACGGGGGAACCTTCTCCGCGGGGCACCAGGCGATTCCTCCTTCAGGCGTAGAGGCGGTATAGCAGAGTCGCAAAAATGTAGAATACCCAAACATCATATGCGAGTCAATTATTGCGAGCGGTCATTGCGCGTGATCTCTTGCGAGCAGAGCCGATTCGGAGCCGCTCCGGAGCCGCTTCTCACATTAAGGGGCACCGAAGGCCGGACTGCGTCAACGCAGCCCGGCCGTGACTCCTGTAACGCGGCCTCGAACCGCACGAGGGGGCCGGATCGACGGTTCGCGATAAGAATCTACTTGATCTCGATGGCGGCGCCTGCCTCTTCAAGCTTCGCCTTGACCTCCTCGGCCTTCTCCTTGTTGACACCTTCGAACACAGGCTTCGGAGCTCCGTCGACGAGATCCTTCGCCTCCTTCAGGCCGAGTGAGGTCAGTTCACGCACGACCTTGATCACCTGGATCTTCTTGTCGCCCGCTCCGACCAAGACTACATCAAAACTGTCCTTCTCCTCCACCACCTCGGCTTCGGCGGCAGGACCTGCGACCGCAACAGCGACAGGAGCCGCCGCTGAAACGCCAAAGACTTCCTCGAGCTCCTTGACGAGCTCAGCAAGCTCGAGAGCCGGTGCTTGCTTGATGTACTCCAAAACCTCATCCTTGCTGATAGCCATCGCGCATTCTCTCCTTCGCTTCTCGGGCACCGAAGAGGTGCCTCCTGTTCATGGGGTACTGGACGTTCAGGCCGCGGCTTT is drawn from Clostridiales bacterium and contains these coding sequences:
- the rplL gene encoding 50S ribosomal protein L7/L12: MSKDEVLEYIKQAPALELAELVKELEEVFGVSAAAPVAVAVAGPAAEAEVVEEKDSFDVVLVGAGDKKIQVIKVVRELTSLGLKEAKDLVDGAPKPVFEGVNKEKAEEVKAKLEEAGAAIEIK